The Stomoxys calcitrans chromosome 3, idStoCalc2.1, whole genome shotgun sequence genome includes a region encoding these proteins:
- the LOC106085838 gene encoding neuroguidin isoform X1 encodes MACAHRGNSLYPSSNQALDYDCEVQEQQDIPQAIQLLGEMNSNVKQVTDLVEGMLQRVKRGELTTEYGLSFLEVKYHMLLDYLINLTYVVLRKCSGETIEGDPSIERLIEIRTVLEKIRPIDYKLRYQIDKLVKTATTGVSSTSDPILYKPNPENMLTNANDDGNAEDDDDDEDDESASESDDEDAEDNEKGVKRPKKGATAGKPGIYVPPKIKPVYYDGDEKPEDKEKKLLERAKKRAITSSMMQDLKEEYLDAPTEISSGSRAQQILSKSQKEKQEYEEAYLTRLPVTKAEKHRNRKLTTLGTLGDEILGEISRDPALRGDSLVGSSKKRKAKMGKGKKKGGKKRKFH; translated from the exons GCTCTCGATTACGATTGTGAAGTTCAGGAACAACAGGATATACCACAGGCCATACAGTTGTTGGGTGAAATGAACAGCAATGTCAAACAAGTCACAGATCTCGTTGAGGGCATGCTGCAACGAGTGAAACGCGGCGAACTTACCACAGAGTATGGCCTCAGCTTTCTGGAAGTCAAATATCACATGTTACTCGATTATCTGATCAATTTGACCTATGTGGTGCTGCGTAAATGCTCGGGCGAAACCATCGAGGGGGATCCCTCGATAGAGCGTTTAATTGAAATACGCACAGTTTTGGAGAAGATACGACCGATTGATTACAAGCTCAGATATCAAATAGATAAATTGGTGAAGACAGCAACAACGGGGGTGTCATCAACATCGGATCCTATTCTATATAAG CCCAATCCTGAAAATATGTTAACTAATGCCAATGATGATGGTAATgccgaagatgatgatgatgatgaggacgaTGAAAGTGCTTCTGAATCCGATGACGAAGATGCCGAGGATAATGAGAAGGGTGTTAAGAGACCCAAAAAGGGTGCCACTGCTGGCAAACCTGGCATCTATGTGCCACCCAAAATTAAACCCGTGTATTATGATGGCGATGAGAAGCCCGAGGATAAAGAAAAGAAACTATTAGAGAGAGCCAAGAAACGTGCCATAAC TTCCTCCATGATGCAGGACTTAAAAGAAGAATATTTGGATGCACCAACAGAAATCTCTTCAGGCTCTAGAGCCCAACAGATATTGTCGAAATCACAAAAGGAAAAGCAAGAGTATGAAGAAGCTTATTTGACCCGTCTGCCGGTAACTAAAGCCGAAAAGCATCGTAATAGGAAACTAACAACATTGG GCACATTGGGGGATGAAATCTTAGGCGAAATCAGCCGTGATCCTGCTCTTCGAGGTGACTCACTTGTTGGCAGTAGCAAAAAACGCAAAGCCAAAATGggcaaaggcaaaaaaaaaggaggcAAAAAAcgtaaatttcattaa
- the LOC106085838 gene encoding neuroguidin isoform X3: MVQALDYDCEVQEQQDIPQAIQLLGEMNSNVKQVTDLVEGMLQRVKRGELTTEYGLSFLEVKYHMLLDYLINLTYVVLRKCSGETIEGDPSIERLIEIRTVLEKIRPIDYKLRYQIDKLVKTATTGVSSTSDPILYKPNPENMLTNANDDGNAEDDDDDEDDESASESDDEDAEDNEKGVKRPKKGATAGKPGIYVPPKIKPVYYDGDEKPEDKEKKLLERAKKRAITSSMMQDLKEEYLDAPTEISSGSRAQQILSKSQKEKQEYEEAYLTRLPVTKAEKHRNRKLTTLGTLGDEILGEISRDPALRGDSLVGSSKKRKAKMGKGKKKGGKKRKFH; encoded by the exons GCTCTCGATTACGATTGTGAAGTTCAGGAACAACAGGATATACCACAGGCCATACAGTTGTTGGGTGAAATGAACAGCAATGTCAAACAAGTCACAGATCTCGTTGAGGGCATGCTGCAACGAGTGAAACGCGGCGAACTTACCACAGAGTATGGCCTCAGCTTTCTGGAAGTCAAATATCACATGTTACTCGATTATCTGATCAATTTGACCTATGTGGTGCTGCGTAAATGCTCGGGCGAAACCATCGAGGGGGATCCCTCGATAGAGCGTTTAATTGAAATACGCACAGTTTTGGAGAAGATACGACCGATTGATTACAAGCTCAGATATCAAATAGATAAATTGGTGAAGACAGCAACAACGGGGGTGTCATCAACATCGGATCCTATTCTATATAAG CCCAATCCTGAAAATATGTTAACTAATGCCAATGATGATGGTAATgccgaagatgatgatgatgatgaggacgaTGAAAGTGCTTCTGAATCCGATGACGAAGATGCCGAGGATAATGAGAAGGGTGTTAAGAGACCCAAAAAGGGTGCCACTGCTGGCAAACCTGGCATCTATGTGCCACCCAAAATTAAACCCGTGTATTATGATGGCGATGAGAAGCCCGAGGATAAAGAAAAGAAACTATTAGAGAGAGCCAAGAAACGTGCCATAAC TTCCTCCATGATGCAGGACTTAAAAGAAGAATATTTGGATGCACCAACAGAAATCTCTTCAGGCTCTAGAGCCCAACAGATATTGTCGAAATCACAAAAGGAAAAGCAAGAGTATGAAGAAGCTTATTTGACCCGTCTGCCGGTAACTAAAGCCGAAAAGCATCGTAATAGGAAACTAACAACATTGG GCACATTGGGGGATGAAATCTTAGGCGAAATCAGCCGTGATCCTGCTCTTCGAGGTGACTCACTTGTTGGCAGTAGCAAAAAACGCAAAGCCAAAATGggcaaaggcaaaaaaaaaggaggcAAAAAAcgtaaatttcattaa